In Kryptolebias marmoratus isolate JLee-2015 linkage group LG11, ASM164957v2, whole genome shotgun sequence, the following proteins share a genomic window:
- the fam174b gene encoding membrane protein FAM174B: MTAGLLLTFLSAALWRVSAEPLTPPPAAAPSNSTSITAASITAEPAANGTSASTSRISPLMAHLPALKNIVIFIFVLTAALITCLVVKVIRSGRRIRKTRKYDIITTPAERVEMAPLNEENDDEDDSTLFDVKYR; encoded by the exons ATGACGGCCGGCCTGCTCCTGACTTTTCTTTCCGCGGCTCTCTGGCGGGTCAGCGCCGAGCCGCTCACCCCTCCGCCCGCCGCGGCGCCGTCCAACTCCACCTCCATCACCGCCGCCTCCATCACCGCCGAGCCGGCGGCGAACGGCACCAGCGCCAGCACCTCCCGGATCTCCCCGCTGATGGCGCATCTGCCCGCCCTGAAGAACATCGTCATCTTCATCTTCGTGCTGACCGCGGCTCTCATCACGTGCCTGGTCGTCAAGGTGATCAG ATCCGGCAGGAGGATCAGGAAAACTCGAAAATATGACATAATCACCACGCCGGCGGAGCGCGTGGAGATGGCGCCGCTTAACGAGGAGAACGACGACGAGGACGACTCCACCCTGTTCGACGTCAAATACAG GTGA